GAGTGAGCTTGGGGGAAGGAATGCAAGAATTAGGGCTTTCCAGCGGCCAGAAAATAGCGGTAGTCAAACAGCATTACAGAGGTTAATGGAAGGTAAAGAGCTTATGAATCCACCTAAGGAGGATGTCATTGCAGGGATGGGTGGAATTATTCAGCAGACGGCAAGCTTCCGTAACTATAGAAACGCTTTGGGCTACTCCTTCCGATTCTTTACTATTGAAATGGTACAAAATGAGGATGTGCGTTTACTCAAGATCGAGGGAGTGGCTCCAAGCGAGGAGACGATTAAAAGCGATGAGTATCCTTTAGCAGCTGAGTTTTATGCTGTTACTGTTAAGGATAATAAGAAACCTCATGTAGATGAGTTCATTAATTGGATCTTATCTCCTCAGGGGCAGTATTTAGTGGAGCAGACGGGGTATATTCCGATTCGTACTTTTGACTAATTAATTCGTGCTTTTTCGTTATATTTTTGGGGATTCGGTTTGCGCAACAATGTGGAGGTGGCACAGTGTGGCTTTAAAAGAGATCGTTAAGTTAGAAGAGAAATTTGAGGGGAGAGAGAATCGGTATCCTTTTAATATCCCATCTATTAACAATCTAAGTAGATTAGAAATTAAAAGTAATGTGACGTTTTTTGTAGGGGAGAATGGTTCTGGAAAATCAACGTTGCTTGAAGCTATAGCGTATCAGTGTCAATTTAATACTGCTGGGGGAGGCAGGTCAAACGTCTATGATCTGGCTTCTTCAGAGTCTGATTTAGGAGATTACATTAGGCTATCCTGGCTACCTAAGATCAATCAGGGCTTTTTCCTACGAGCAGAGTCCTTTTATCAGTTTGCTAATCATATTGATGATATTGCAAAGGAGTATCCAAGTGTGTATGACTCATATGGAGGAAGCTCTTTACATGAGCAATCTCACGGTGAAGCATTTCTATCTTTGTTTATGAATCGCTTTGGTCGTAAAGGAATCTATTTGCTAGATGAGCCTGAGGCAGCATTATCTCCAGCTAGGCAGCTGACATTTCTAAGCATTATTCATGAGCTACAAAAACAGGCACAGTTCATTATTGCTACTCATTCCCCTATTTTATTGGGCTATCCTAATGCTGATATTTATAGCTTTGATGATCAAGCTATACGATTAGTCCAATATGAAGAGACAGACCATTATCAGATTACAAGAAGATTTTTGGAAAATAGGTCGATTTATCTTAACGAACTCCTTAATTAAAAAAGTGGATAAATGATTAAGAACCTAATACACTTTTCTTTATTTTTAGAAAATATGTTGAAATTATGTAAGAAAATTACCGATATAATAAATAAGAATATATCTATATTGAAAGGAAGGGTTTTATGAAAATTAATCTTTCTGTCAATAACAAATTTCTCGGGCTACAAACAACATCTGTGAAGAATAAAGAGCTTTTTAAGTCAACTCTCTTAGAAAAGCAAGAAAAAGAAGAAAGTAGTAAAGGGAAACTGGTTACGACTAGAGAAGGGGGCTATGTTCGTCAGTATATAGTAAGCCCTAAGGGAGATAAAATTTTATTAAGTGAGGTAAAGGCACATGATGAGGTAGAGTCTTCTAGGACGGAAAACTATCAAAGACCTATTCCAAAAAATAACTTAGATGGTCTATCAGAGAACACAAATGAGATATTAAATTTACTACATCTTGAAACTGGAGCAGGTTTACCACTGCAAATGAATCAACTTTCAAACTCTAAAAGTAGTAAACAAAGTGAAGAAGTGTAAAGGAATTTTGGTTGAAAGGGTGGAAGAAAAAGGTTATAATGATTTAGAAGTAAATTGAAAACTAGGAAAGGAGGACTAAT
This region of Bacillus horti genomic DNA includes:
- a CDS encoding AAA family ATPase, whose product is MALKEIVKLEEKFEGRENRYPFNIPSINNLSRLEIKSNVTFFVGENGSGKSTLLEAIAYQCQFNTAGGGRSNVYDLASSESDLGDYIRLSWLPKINQGFFLRAESFYQFANHIDDIAKEYPSVYDSYGGSSLHEQSHGEAFLSLFMNRFGRKGIYLLDEPEAALSPARQLTFLSIIHELQKQAQFIIATHSPILLGYPNADIYSFDDQAIRLVQYEETDHYQITRRFLENRSIYLNELLN